One uncultured Carboxylicivirga sp. genomic window, AAATTATTACCAAAGTTGGGGGTAAAAACACTCTGATTGTTTGCGAATCAGAAGGGGCAACTACAAATGGAGCCATGTTTAACTTTGTCGTGAGGGACGAAAAGCTAAAGTTTGAGATTCACAAAGCCAATGCCGCTAAGTTTGGTTTGCAAATTAGCTCTAAATTGGAAGGTATGGCAGCTGCAATTTCTTTATAAGATACTTTTCAATAATACATTTATTGACTAAGTTTATAAATAATTGCGTTAGTAATTTATTTACCTATAAAAGTTGGACTGAAATAAAAGACTATTCTGTTTGTTAAATTAGGATAGGATTTTATTTTTGCCTGACGGCATGCAAACCGATTATGAATTGTATGCCAAAAGAGATTTAAACGAAATTCGAATGAAGAATATCAAACTGAATATTGCCCAAAAATTACTTTGGGGATTTGGTGTCATTCTGGTACTAGTTATTATAAATGGTATCTGGACATACACCACGTTAACCTCTAGTAAAAATCTGAATAGTAAATTAACAGGTATTTACTCTCCGTCATCAGAAAAGTTAAGTCATCTATCTATGATGATTACTAACTCAAAAATGCTTGTGCGTAGTTGGGTTTTTATTGATAAACAATCTGATACGCCAGATAAAATCAAGCTTAAAGATCTGCATGAAACAGAGTATCCACAATTGCAAGGTGAAATTAAATCCTTCTACGAGGAATGGGAGCCTGCTGATGTTACAGAAGCAAATGTGATATTTCATGATATCGATTCATTATTTCAAATGCAGCAGTATGTGATGAGTAGTCTGGATTCATTTGCTGCTTATGAAGATGTAATGGTTCTTTTTGAAGTGGAGCCTCAGGTTCAGGACGGTGGTGAGATCATCGTTCTAAGTGATGAGATTACGGCCAAATTAGATAAGTTGGCCGATAAGTATGTTACAGCCAGTGATAATGCACTGGGAAAAACCAATAGCAGGTTTACATTATTACAATGGGTTATTTTTATAATGAGCATATTAGTTGTTGTAGGTGCTACTGCAACCGCTTATTTGCTTTATAATGCAATTGTAAGTCCTTTAAATAAGGGTGTTAGATTTGCTAAGGCTATTGGTGATGGTGATCTTACTGCAAAAGTAGATGTTCACCAGAATGATGAAATTGGTGATTTGGCTAAAGCATTAGCTGTAATGGCCGATCAGTTAAAGAAGACTGTAATCACCATCAAAGAGAATGCAAATGACCTTGTGACTTCAAGTACACAATTGAAATCAAGTTCGATGCAATTGTCCAAAGGTTCAGCTGATCAGGCTGCTTCTGCCGAGGAGGTATCAACCTCAATAGAAGAGATGGTTGCCAATATTGATCAGAATACTGATAACGCTATTGAGACTGAAAAGATTACCGTTGAAACAGCAAAAGATGTAGGAGTAGCTGATGAACTTTCAAGTCAGGCAGCATCTGTTATGAAAACGGTTTCTGAGAAAATCACCATCATTAGTGATATTGCTTTCCAAACAAATATTCTTGCTCTAAATGCAGCTGTTGAGGCAGCTCGTGCCGGTGAGCATGGAAGAGGTTTCTCTGTTGTGGCTGCTGAAGTTCGTAAACTGGCAGAAAGAAGTAAGTTAGCTGCTGATGAAATTGTTTCGTTAGTAAAAACAGGTTTAAATGTATCTCAAAAAGCCGGGGCGAAATCAAAAGCTTTAGTTCCTGATATTGAAAAAACCACTCAGTTGATTAAAGAGATTTCTGCAGCAAGTATGGAGCAAAAAACCGGTGCTGAGCAGATTAATCTTGCAATGCAACAGTTGAACATGATTACTCAGGAAAATGCATCATCATCAGATGAGTTAACACAGAGTTCTGATCAGTTAGCTAATTTGGCAGATAATCTGCACGAGGCAGTGAGCTTCTTTAAGATTGGTGATGAAGAAGAGTTAGTGCCAGAAACTAAACAAGAATCAAAACCGGTAGAAGTGCAGAAGCCTGCTAAAGCTGCTGCGCCTGCAAACAAAACTATAGAAGAGAAAAAGGTTACCGCTAAAAAAGATAACCCATTCTCTAACTTTGATAAGGATTTTGATCTGGATAACTACGAAAAATTCTAATTGTTAAGATTATGGAAAATCTACCATATAAAGTAGTTTATAATGAGTTACCTGAGAAATCGGTATTGCAGTTTTCTGGTCAGCTTATCATTAATTACATTGAGAATATAACCGAAATCGTGAAAGAGAAAGTAAGTGCAACCAAGGATTTGGATATTCAGGTGGATAATCCGGATAGTGTTGATATTACTTTTATACAGTTGGTGCTTTCGATTAAAAAGACGTTTGAATTAGCTGGTAAAGAAGTTAGCATTACCACTGAATTAAAAGACGAGTTAAAAACCTTAATCGGAAATTCCGGTTTCAGCTATGTGCTATATTAACCTAAATAATAAATAGAACATTATATTATGGCTAAAACAGTTCTTATTGTTGATGATTCTGAAAGTATTCGTGAAGTTGTCAACTTTACTCTTCAAAATGAAGGCTATGATGTATTAGTTGGTGTTGATGGTGAAGACGCTCTAAAATTTTTAGATGGTCGTACCATTGATATTGTAATTACTGATTTACACATGCCTAACCTTGATGGTCTTGGATTGATTCGTAAGATTAGAGAAATGGATGCATACAAGCACATTCCAATTTTGTTCCTTACTACAGAATCTCAGGCATCAAAGAAGATGGAAGCAAAACAAGCCGGTGCTACAGGATGGATTATTAAACCATTTGTACCTGCAAAATTATTAAGTGCAATTTCTCGTGTATTACGATGATTGAAAGGATCAAACATATTTTCATTGAGGAAACCAATAATGATATGCAATTTTTAGAAAAAGAACTTGCATCCTCCGAGGCAGTGAAACTTTCGGATGAAGCAGTTGAAAAAATTTTTCGCACCATGCATACGATTAAAGGGTCCGCACCTATGTTTGGTTTCAATCAATTAACAGAGATTGCCATTCCTGTCGAAATAGTTTATCGGGGATTATACGACGGTAGGATAAGTATTGATAATCATATTATCGATAAAACGAAGGATGTAGTATCACTAATTCAGGATGTGTTAAATAAGGAGGAAGATCATTTGGCTTCGATAGAAGAGCAGAAAGATGCATTGATTCTCTTCTTTAAAAACATTGACAGGTTAAACGTTCGAACAAATGATTGATAAGTTTAGAGAAAAATTCGTTGAGGAGTCGCTTGATAATATCAATGATCTGGAAGAAGCATTATTCCTTTTGGAGAAGGATATGCACAATAGAGAGATTATTGAGCGAATCTTCCGGGCTATGCACTCGCTTAAGGGAGGGGGAGCAATGTTCGGATTTAACCACTTAAGTGAATTTACACACCATCTTGAAACTGTTTTTGATTTGGTTCGAAATGATAAGTTGGCAGTAACCAATGATATCATTTCGTTAACATTTGAAGCAATTGATCAAATCAAACATTTACTTCAGATTGGAGATTTGACAGAAAAGGCAGATATTGCCAATCAGGCAGCTTTTATCAAACGTATTCAGGCTGTTTCCAATTTGGAAGAAAGCAGTGCTTCGACCACGGTTGTGGGGGAATCGAGTGGGAGTCAAGTTGCTGTAAGTGATGGATCAAAAACCTTTTTGATCGGAATCAAACCAAATGAGGATATCTTAAGAAATGGAACCAATCCGTTCTATTTACTGGATGATCTTCATGCAATGGGAGATGCAAAGGTTGCTGCCTTTGCTAAAGGAATACCAGACCTGGGACAATTTCAACCCATTTCAAATTTCTGTTATTGGCAGGTTATTTTAAATACATCCGAATCTGTTAATGATATAAAAGATGTATTCATCTTTGTTGAAGATGAATGTGAAATAGATATTAAAGAGCTGAAAGTTGGTAATATTATTAAATCAGAGGCTCTTGATGACTTGGTAAATAATTCAATTGCTGATCAGACACTCATAACCAAAGAGCAGATTGAAGCTATCGGTGGAAGTGATGATAATGATCAGGATGATGAAAAAAGAGATGCTAAACGTAAAGTTCAGCTAAAAGAACATAAAATCTCGAGTATCAGGGTTAATTCCAATAAGATCGATGATCTTGTTAACCTGGTTAGCGAATTGGTTACTATCCAGGCTCAGTTGAATCTGTATGCCGAGAAGGATGGAAACGGTGATATTGTTAGCCTGGCTGAGAATATTCAAAAGTTAAGCCGTCAGTTACGCGATAATGCTTTTGAAATTAGTCTGA contains:
- a CDS encoding methyl-accepting chemotaxis protein, whose translation is MKNIKLNIAQKLLWGFGVILVLVIINGIWTYTTLTSSKNLNSKLTGIYSPSSEKLSHLSMMITNSKMLVRSWVFIDKQSDTPDKIKLKDLHETEYPQLQGEIKSFYEEWEPADVTEANVIFHDIDSLFQMQQYVMSSLDSFAAYEDVMVLFEVEPQVQDGGEIIVLSDEITAKLDKLADKYVTASDNALGKTNSRFTLLQWVIFIMSILVVVGATATAYLLYNAIVSPLNKGVRFAKAIGDGDLTAKVDVHQNDEIGDLAKALAVMADQLKKTVITIKENANDLVTSSTQLKSSSMQLSKGSADQAASAEEVSTSIEEMVANIDQNTDNAIETEKITVETAKDVGVADELSSQAASVMKTVSEKITIISDIAFQTNILALNAAVEAARAGEHGRGFSVVAAEVRKLAERSKLAADEIVSLVKTGLNVSQKAGAKSKALVPDIEKTTQLIKEISAASMEQKTGAEQINLAMQQLNMITQENASSSDELTQSSDQLANLADNLHEAVSFFKIGDEEELVPETKQESKPVEVQKPAKAAAPANKTIEEKKVTAKKDNPFSNFDKDFDLDNYEKF
- a CDS encoding response regulator; amino-acid sequence: MAKTVLIVDDSESIREVVNFTLQNEGYDVLVGVDGEDALKFLDGRTIDIVITDLHMPNLDGLGLIRKIREMDAYKHIPILFLTTESQASKKMEAKQAGATGWIIKPFVPAKLLSAISRVLR
- a CDS encoding Hpt domain-containing protein translates to MQFLEKELASSEAVKLSDEAVEKIFRTMHTIKGSAPMFGFNQLTEIAIPVEIVYRGLYDGRISIDNHIIDKTKDVVSLIQDVLNKEEDHLASIEEQKDALILFFKNIDRLNVRTND
- a CDS encoding chemotaxis protein CheA is translated as MIDKFREKFVEESLDNINDLEEALFLLEKDMHNREIIERIFRAMHSLKGGGAMFGFNHLSEFTHHLETVFDLVRNDKLAVTNDIISLTFEAIDQIKHLLQIGDLTEKADIANQAAFIKRIQAVSNLEESSASTTVVGESSGSQVAVSDGSKTFLIGIKPNEDILRNGTNPFYLLDDLHAMGDAKVAAFAKGIPDLGQFQPISNFCYWQVILNTSESVNDIKDVFIFVEDECEIDIKELKVGNIIKSEALDDLVNNSIADQTLITKEQIEAIGGSDDNDQDDEKRDAKRKVQLKEHKISSIRVNSNKIDDLVNLVSELVTIQAQLNLYAEKDGNGDIVSLAENIQKLSRQLRDNAFEISLIPLQSELMRFQRLVRDLSKELNKEIEFVIEGGDIELDKNIIEHLTDPLLHIIRNSVDHGIELPEERIKNGKSPKGTIIFKAFYSGASVIVQVIDDGKGIDPDFIRSKAISKGLLDENVELSRKEIFDLVFLSGFSTKEVVSDVSGRGVGMDVVKKKIGEIRGEVSLDSKVGQGTTLTLELPMTLSIIDGLLVKVANNQYVIPIANIEKIHAIDDVNFGNTLNNIVSIGDHQFPYIDVRDVFECDTANSGGEQLILVKFEDRKVGLLVDQVIGEYQTVVKPLGRFLKKQENISGATIMGDGSIALVIDTNRMIHSNAAKKYRTKK